The Vicinamibacteria bacterium genomic sequence CTCTCACTTCATCAAGAAGCGGCGAGCTCACTGCAATCTCGTGTTTATCGAGGCAAAGCTCGAGGAGCGACTCACAGAGTCCGCGCGCAGCAAAGGCAGCAATGAGGACGTTGGCGTCAAGGACCACCTTCATTCGAGAGATTCAAAAATGTCTTCGTCCGTTAGCAGACCCTGCGCCTCCGCGAACGGCAGGACTTTCTTGCGCAGCTGTCGGAATTGTTGGATTGCAACGTAGCGGCGAAGGGATTCCCGGACGATGTCGCTGAGCGGCCTGCCCTCAGCTCGGCTGATCCTCTCGAGCTCGGCCCGCAAATCGTCCGCCAATCGAATCGTGATCGTCGTGCCCATGGGTCTCTCGTAAGACATTGTAACACAGCCTCGTTCTGCCGG encodes the following:
- a CDS encoding ribbon-helix-helix protein, CopG family, producing the protein MGTTITIRLADDLRAELERISRAEGRPLSDIVRESLRRYVAIQQFRQLRKKVLPFAEAQGLLTDEDIFESLE